A part of Oncorhynchus gorbuscha isolate QuinsamMale2020 ecotype Even-year linkage group LG09, OgorEven_v1.0, whole genome shotgun sequence genomic DNA contains:
- the p2ry8 gene encoding P2Y purinoceptor 8: MAWSTNSTKLDNVTLSLFQNTTASTAISIIYIVVTVINLTGNGLSMWLLLFRTSPKTPSIIFMINLTLTDLVLGLVLPFQIKYQMQGHNWSLGPGVCRLLTVVFFANMYCSILTMTAISGDRYLGICWPMLFRETRERKSFAVIGCLAMWTVVLSVLYPLMTTDLTFHVPELEITTCFDVLKRDMLPSMEAWAAFLLTLFVILFLIPFCITVFCYIGIIRKLARVSKTNQKEKAIRLAVTVLTVFTLCFAPNNILLLAHTIRRLFYGDSLYMAYKLTLSLSCLNSCLDPFIYYFASREFRQKLRQMLRLRTLSSLDTGKTDPHRESLYSAHYVSGGQGGENGRVSVKQHC; the protein is encoded by the exons ATGGCATGGAGTACCAACAGCACCAAACTGGACAACGTCACATTGTCCCTGTTCCAGAACACGACAGCCAGCACTGCTATCTCCATCATCTACATCGTGGTCACCGTCATCAACCTGACAGGAAATGGCCTCTCCATGTGGCTTCTCCTCTTCCGTACCTCTCCCAAAACCCCCTCCATTATCTTCATGATAAACCTTACCCTGACTGACCTGGTCTTGGGCCTCGTCCTGCCCTTCCAGATCAAGTATCAGATGCAGGGGCATAATTGGAGCCTGGGCCCGGGCGTATGCAG GCTCCTGACCGTGGTGTTCTTTGCCAACATGTACTGCTCAATTCTAACTATGACCGCCATCAGTGGAGACCGCTACCTGGGCATCTGTTGGCCCATGCTCTTCCGTGAGACCAGGGAAAGGAAGTCATTCGCTGTTATCGGCTGTTTGGCCATGTGGACAGTCGTCCTATCTGTCCTGTACCCATTAATGACAACCGACCTGACGTTCCACGTTCCAGAACTCGAGATCACCACCTGCTTTGACGTTCTGAAGAGGGACATGCTTCCATCGATGGAGGCCTGGGCTGCTTTCCTCCTTACTCTGTTTGTCATCCTTTTCCTCATCCCGTTCTGCATCACTGTATTCTGCTACATCGGCATCATCCGCAAGCTGGCCCGAGTTTCCAAGACCAACCAGAAAGAGAAAGCTATCCGTCTTGCCGTCACCGTCCTAACGGTCTTCACACTATGCTTTGCTCCCAACAACATCCTCCTCCTGGCTCACACCATCCGGAGGCTCTTCTACGGGGACTCCCTCTACATGGCCTACAAGCTGACTCTTTCCCTCAGTTGCCTCAACAGCTGCCTCGACCCCTTCATCTACTACTTTGCCTCTAGGGAGTTCCGTCAAAAGCTGAGGCAGATGCTAAGGCTGAGAACACTGAGCAGTCTGGACACAGGGAAGACAGACCCGCACCGAGAGAGCCTGTACTCTGCCCATTATGTGTCTGGGGGACAGGGCGGAGAAAACGGCAGAGTTTCTGTTAAACAACACTGTTAA